The following proteins come from a genomic window of Corynebacterium hansenii:
- a CDS encoding RluA family pseudouridine synthase, whose translation MRETRQMPVPPGLAGMRVDAGLAKLLGLSRTAAAELAEAGDVQVDGVTVGKSDRLHEDAWLSVLLPEVQAPLMPKEELVEGMDVLYHDSDLVAVHKPVGVAAHPSVGWTGPTVIGGLAAAGFRISTSGPPERQGIVQRLDVGTSGVMVVACSERGYSVLKRAFKNREVTKTYHALVQGHPDPSSGTIDAAIGRHPSAGWRFAVRRDGKHAVTHYKTLEAFAPATLLEVGLETGRTHQIRVHFSALNHPCCGDPMYGADEALSKKLGLTRQWLHAVSVGFRHPADGRWMQIDCPYPDDLQHALDVLRAQ comes from the coding sequence ATGCGTGAGACGAGGCAGATGCCCGTGCCGCCGGGGCTGGCCGGCATGCGCGTCGACGCGGGGCTGGCCAAGCTTCTGGGGCTGTCGCGCACGGCGGCGGCCGAGCTGGCCGAGGCCGGCGACGTGCAGGTCGACGGCGTGACCGTGGGCAAGTCCGACCGCCTGCACGAGGACGCCTGGCTGTCGGTGCTGTTGCCCGAGGTGCAGGCGCCCCTGATGCCCAAGGAAGAGCTCGTCGAGGGCATGGACGTGCTCTACCACGACAGCGATCTGGTGGCCGTGCACAAGCCGGTCGGCGTCGCCGCGCACCCGTCCGTCGGCTGGACCGGTCCGACGGTCATCGGCGGGCTGGCGGCGGCCGGGTTCCGCATTTCGACGTCCGGCCCGCCCGAGCGCCAGGGCATCGTGCAGAGGCTCGACGTGGGCACCTCCGGCGTGATGGTGGTGGCCTGCTCGGAGCGCGGGTACTCGGTGCTCAAGCGGGCGTTCAAGAACCGCGAGGTGACCAAGACGTACCACGCGCTGGTGCAGGGGCACCCCGACCCGTCGTCGGGCACCATCGACGCCGCGATCGGCCGGCACCCGTCGGCCGGGTGGCGGTTCGCGGTGCGCCGCGACGGCAAGCACGCGGTGACGCACTACAAGACGCTGGAGGCCTTCGCCCCGGCGACGCTGCTGGAGGTGGGCCTGGAGACCGGCCGCACCCACCAGATCCGCGTGCATTTTTCCGCGCTCAACCACCCGTGCTGCGGCGACCCGATGTACGGCGCCGACGAGGCGCTGTCGAAGAAGCTCGGCCTGACCCGCCAGTGGCTGCACGCCGTGTCGGTGGGATTCCGGCACCCGGCCGATGGCCGGTGGATGCAGATCGACTGCCCGTACCCGGATGACCTGCAGCACGCCCTCGACGTGT
- the lspA gene encoding signal peptidase II, protein MAATVLLVAVIDQVSKVVAVDALEGQPPVNILGDWFQLTLLRNPGAAFSMGTGSTWLFTTIQIGFIVAVAAGSKWLRTPWPVVSAGLIAGGAAGNLIDRLFRDPSFYFGHVVDFLSVRGFAVFNLADAAITVGVIMLAGWIMFSSDVDEMTGERDRDA, encoded by the coding sequence CTGGCGGCGACCGTCCTGCTCGTGGCCGTGATCGACCAGGTCAGCAAGGTCGTCGCCGTCGACGCGCTGGAGGGGCAACCGCCGGTGAACATCCTCGGCGACTGGTTCCAGCTGACCCTGCTGCGCAACCCGGGCGCCGCGTTTTCCATGGGCACCGGGTCGACGTGGCTGTTCACGACCATCCAGATCGGATTCATCGTCGCGGTGGCCGCCGGATCCAAGTGGCTGCGCACCCCGTGGCCCGTGGTCTCGGCGGGGCTCATCGCGGGCGGTGCGGCCGGCAACCTCATCGACCGGCTGTTCCGCGATCCGTCGTTCTACTTCGGGCACGTCGTCGACTTCCTGTCGGTGCGCGGCTTCGCCGTGTTCAACCTCGCCGATGCGGCGATCACCGTCGGCGTGATCATGTTGGCGGGGTGGATCATGTTCTCCTCCGACGTCGACGAGATGACGGGGGAGCGTGACCGCGATGCGTGA
- a CDS encoding asparaginase, whose product MSDTDAAPARLVVLTTGGTIACTSDRQGHLLPTLDGESLVRPIADRFPSGSVDVEVREIAHIDSASMTLAEVDELNAVIHEILADPGVDGIVVTHGTDSMEETAMAVDVFLDDQRPVVFTGAQKPADHPEADGPNNLFEAMVVAMDASARGIGALIVFGHAVLPVRGAVKWHTTDELGFATNAPEDPVRPAALPLKELADVRVDIVPAHAGADGAFVDAAIDAGARGLVVEGMGAGNVGTAMAAAIGRAIEADIPVVMCTRVPRGDVHGTYGGVGGGATLAARGVVGAGCVHAPQARIILAAAIAAGVHPQTLF is encoded by the coding sequence ATGTCCGACACCGATGCCGCACCCGCCCGCCTCGTCGTCCTGACCACCGGCGGAACGATCGCCTGCACCAGCGACCGACAGGGCCATCTGCTGCCCACCCTGGACGGGGAATCCCTCGTCCGGCCGATCGCCGACCGATTCCCCTCCGGTTCCGTCGACGTCGAGGTCCGCGAGATCGCCCACATCGACTCCGCCTCCATGACCCTGGCGGAGGTCGACGAGCTCAACGCCGTCATCCACGAGATCCTCGCAGACCCCGGCGTCGACGGGATCGTGGTCACCCACGGCACCGACTCGATGGAGGAGACCGCGATGGCCGTGGACGTCTTCCTCGACGACCAGCGCCCGGTGGTGTTCACCGGCGCCCAGAAGCCCGCCGATCACCCGGAGGCCGACGGGCCGAACAACCTCTTCGAGGCGATGGTCGTGGCCATGGACGCCTCGGCCCGCGGCATCGGCGCGCTCATCGTCTTCGGCCACGCGGTGCTGCCCGTGCGCGGCGCCGTGAAGTGGCACACCACCGACGAGCTCGGATTCGCCACCAACGCCCCGGAGGACCCGGTGCGCCCGGCCGCCCTGCCCCTGAAGGAGCTGGCCGACGTCCGCGTCGACATCGTCCCCGCCCACGCGGGTGCCGACGGCGCGTTCGTCGACGCCGCGATCGACGCCGGGGCTCGGGGTCTGGTCGTGGAGGGCATGGGCGCCGGCAACGTCGGCACCGCGATGGCCGCGGCGATCGGCCGGGCGATCGAGGCCGACATCCCCGTCGTCATGTGCACCCGCGTGCCCCGCGGCGACGTCCACGGCACCTACGGCGGCGTCGGGGGCGGCGCGACCCTGGCGGCGCGCGGCGTCGTCGGCGCGGGCTGCGTCCACGCCCCGCAGGCGCGCATCATCCTCGCCGCCGCCATCGCCGCCGGCGTGCACCCCCAGACGTTGTTCTAG
- a CDS encoding DNA polymerase IV: MHRWVLHIDMDAFYASVEQLTRPTLRGRPVLVGGVSGRGVVAGCSYEARAHGAHSAMPMMQARRLMPPGAVVVGPRKGIYGPVSRRVFSVIRERVPVVEQLSVDEAFMEPAELAGADAATVEEWAQRLRADIRAETGLPSSIGAGPGKQFAKIGSGLAKPDGVYIIEKSRQHELLDPLPVGKLWGVGPVTEAKLKAQGVETIADFAALEPRDVEITLGRTVGPALQLLARGIDDRPVKERDIAKSISAEYTYPRDLESTAQMHSAIERAGRKSHGRLLSDGRGARTITVKVRLADLSLHTRSETLPYATQDAETLLSVAHRLAFDPASIGPVRLVGVGLSGLDATMQEVLFPELDRGQIVEDAVPGLADMPAGLVELTGDGTLPTFRASDSKWAPTSDVHHPEYGHGWVQGSGHGVVSVRFESRSTGPGRGISLDENDPDLRECSPLCSLDWEDWFSEHDDAAEWADQPPKSDPPGAPRPPGPDA; the protein is encoded by the coding sequence ATGCATCGCTGGGTCCTGCACATCGACATGGACGCGTTCTACGCGTCCGTCGAACAGTTGACCCGGCCGACGCTGCGGGGCAGGCCGGTCCTGGTCGGGGGCGTTTCCGGCCGCGGGGTGGTCGCGGGGTGCTCCTATGAGGCGCGCGCCCACGGCGCCCATTCGGCCATGCCGATGATGCAGGCCCGCCGACTCATGCCGCCGGGCGCCGTGGTCGTCGGCCCGCGGAAGGGCATCTACGGCCCGGTGTCCCGGCGGGTGTTTTCCGTCATCCGCGAGCGCGTGCCCGTGGTGGAGCAGCTCAGCGTCGACGAGGCGTTCATGGAGCCCGCCGAGCTGGCCGGCGCCGACGCCGCGACGGTGGAGGAGTGGGCCCAGCGGCTGCGCGCCGACATCCGCGCCGAGACGGGTCTGCCCTCGTCCATCGGCGCGGGTCCTGGCAAGCAGTTCGCCAAGATCGGCTCCGGGCTGGCGAAACCCGATGGCGTGTACATCATCGAAAAATCGCGGCAGCATGAATTGCTCGACCCGCTGCCCGTCGGAAAGCTCTGGGGCGTCGGCCCGGTGACCGAAGCCAAGCTGAAGGCGCAGGGCGTGGAAACCATCGCGGATTTCGCCGCGCTGGAACCCCGCGACGTCGAGATCACCCTGGGCCGCACCGTCGGGCCGGCGCTGCAGCTGCTGGCGCGCGGGATCGACGATCGGCCGGTGAAGGAACGGGACATCGCGAAGTCCATCTCGGCCGAGTACACGTACCCGCGCGACCTGGAATCGACGGCGCAGATGCATTCGGCCATCGAGCGCGCCGGGCGGAAATCGCACGGCCGGCTGCTTTCCGACGGCCGCGGCGCGCGCACGATCACCGTCAAGGTCCGGCTCGCCGATCTGAGCCTGCACACGCGGTCCGAGACGTTGCCCTACGCCACCCAGGACGCGGAGACGCTGCTGTCGGTGGCCCACCGGCTGGCGTTCGACCCCGCGTCGATCGGCCCCGTGCGGCTGGTCGGCGTGGGGCTGTCCGGGCTCGACGCGACGATGCAGGAGGTGCTGTTCCCCGAGCTGGATCGCGGCCAGATCGTGGAGGACGCCGTGCCGGGGTTGGCGGACATGCCCGCCGGCCTGGTCGAGCTGACCGGCGACGGCACGTTGCCGACGTTCCGCGCCTCGGATTCGAAGTGGGCGCCGACCTCCGACGTCCACCACCCCGAGTACGGCCACGGGTGGGTGCAGGGGTCGGGCCACGGCGTGGTGTCGGTGCGGTTCGAATCGCGGTCGACGGGGCCGGGGCGCGGCATCAGCCTCGATGAAAACGATCCGGACCTGCGGGAATGCTCGCCGCTGTGCAGCCTCGACTGGGAGGATTGGTTCTCGGAGCACGACGACGCCGCCGAATGGGCGGACCAGCCGCCGAAGTCGGACCCGCCGGGTGCGCCGCGCCCGCCGGGGCCCGACGCCTAG